Proteins encoded within one genomic window of Spirulina major PCC 6313:
- a CDS encoding ubiquinol-cytochrome c reductase iron-sulfur subunit, protein MERRQFLSWISVGMLASSLPVVLAACSPAATDDTAASEEPEAAPDDTTAAEETTPDATTTEGTAAEVDADGFLALATVDQLAAGAVLDETSAAAPVLILRDPGTDAVVALNPTCTHKGCTVAFKSESGTLVCPCHDAEFNLDGSVAKGPAEDPLPVYESREEGDQILVKVS, encoded by the coding sequence ATGGAACGTCGTCAATTTTTGAGTTGGATCAGCGTCGGCATGCTGGCCAGTTCCCTCCCGGTGGTGCTAGCTGCCTGTAGCCCCGCCGCCACGGATGACACGGCTGCATCGGAGGAGCCGGAAGCCGCCCCCGATGACACCACCGCCGCAGAGGAAACCACCCCGGATGCCACCACGACCGAAGGCACTGCCGCAGAGGTGGATGCCGATGGATTTCTGGCCTTAGCTACGGTGGATCAACTCGCCGCTGGAGCTGTCCTTGACGAAACCAGTGCAGCGGCTCCGGTGCTAATCCTGCGTGATCCGGGTACGGATGCGGTGGTGGCATTGAACCCGACCTGCACCCATAAGGGCTGTACGGTGGCCTTTAAGTCAGAGTCTGGCACCTTGGTTTGCCCCTGCCATGATGCTGAATTTAACCTGGATGGTTCCGTTGCCAAAGGCCCCGCCGAAGATCCGCTGCCCGTTTACGAAAGCCGCGAAGAGGGGGATCAAATCTTGGTGAAGGTCAGTTAA
- a CDS encoding MFS transporter, which yields MNRQVWILALGRLLSQIGTGFTLFYAAIFFVNEVGLSATAVGLALGSQSLSGVFGRFFGGMGADSPRWGRKRIVLISALVSAVADGALALADDFPTLVLGNLLMGLGVGLYWPAAEAAVADLTTGAQRNEAFALTRLADLVGLGIGTVLAGQWIAWAGNYRMLFVIDGLSFVVFMGLVAVLIAETRSPHTPAPNLTQGWLYAVRDSTLMTYCGVNILFTAYISQIQSTLPLYLTNFLTAGGFSPAVLSGLVTFHLVLAMICQMPIARSLNAVSRWRALMISMLLWGMGFVAVWGAGVVESGAIRPALLAFSLFAVAMVTYTPAASALVVELAPPSLRGIYLSLNSQCWAMGYLVGPAVGGWAMDQARPIVDGYWLIAALTTIAGLGLLIALERHVRGHHRATRALVEQAMQTCMARDASGFAALFTDAAELVLKHQVITGRDAIAQITADYFTTCTEITITLTHLLIQSDRAELDWHWSDTKGDRANHITLDLHNGKIQRWHEADQPTPAPVAKE from the coding sequence ATGAATCGCCAAGTTTGGATATTAGCCCTTGGCCGGCTCCTTTCGCAGATTGGAACCGGCTTCACGCTGTTTTACGCAGCGATTTTTTTTGTCAATGAAGTGGGACTATCGGCCACTGCGGTGGGGTTGGCCTTAGGGAGTCAGTCCCTGTCCGGTGTGTTTGGGCGGTTTTTTGGCGGGATGGGGGCGGACTCGCCGCGCTGGGGACGGAAGCGGATCGTCTTAATTTCGGCGTTGGTGTCGGCGGTGGCGGATGGGGCGTTGGCGTTGGCTGATGATTTTCCGACCTTGGTACTGGGTAACCTGTTGATGGGGTTAGGGGTGGGTCTCTATTGGCCTGCGGCCGAGGCGGCGGTGGCGGATCTGACCACGGGGGCACAACGCAACGAAGCCTTCGCCCTGACGCGGTTAGCGGATTTGGTGGGGTTGGGGATTGGGACGGTGTTGGCGGGGCAGTGGATCGCTTGGGCGGGCAACTATCGGATGCTGTTTGTGATCGATGGTCTGTCGTTTGTGGTGTTTATGGGGTTGGTGGCGGTGTTGATTGCGGAGACGCGATCGCCCCACACCCCCGCCCCCAACCTCACACAGGGCTGGCTCTACGCCGTTCGCGATTCCACCTTGATGACCTACTGCGGGGTAAATATCCTCTTCACCGCCTACATCTCCCAAATCCAAAGCACCCTCCCCCTCTACCTCACCAATTTTCTGACGGCGGGCGGCTTTTCCCCGGCGGTGCTCAGTGGTCTGGTGACCTTTCACCTCGTCCTTGCGATGATCTGCCAAATGCCGATCGCGCGATCGCTGAATGCCGTCAGTCGGTGGCGGGCCTTGATGATCTCAATGCTCCTCTGGGGGATGGGGTTTGTGGCCGTGTGGGGCGCAGGGGTGGTGGAGTCTGGGGCGATACGGCCCGCTCTCTTAGCCTTTAGCCTCTTTGCCGTGGCGATGGTCACCTATACCCCGGCGGCTTCTGCCCTCGTGGTGGAACTTGCGCCCCCGTCCCTGCGGGGTATTTATTTATCGCTCAATTCCCAATGTTGGGCGATGGGGTATTTAGTGGGGCCAGCGGTGGGGGGTTGGGCGATGGATCAAGCCCGGCCGATTGTGGATGGATATTGGTTAATCGCGGCCCTGACGACGATCGCAGGCTTAGGGCTTTTAATTGCCTTAGAGCGGCACGTCCGCGGCCACCATCGCGCAACGCGAGCCTTAGTGGAGCAGGCAATGCAGACCTGTATGGCGCGGGATGCATCGGGGTTTGCGGCACTATTTACCGACGCGGCCGAACTGGTGTTAAAGCATCAGGTCATCACGGGACGGGATGCGATCGCTCAGATCACCGCTGACTACTTCACCACCTGCACCGAGATCACCATCACCCTGACTCACTTGCTCATTCAAAGCGATCGCGCCGAACTCGATTGGCATTGGTCGGATACCAAGGGCGATCGCGCCAATCACATCACCCTTGATCTCCACAACGGCAAAATCCAACGCTGGCACGAGGCCGATCAACCGACTCCCGCGCCCGTCGCTAAGGAATGA